Proteins encoded in a region of the Candidatus Nanosynbacter sp. HMT-352 genome:
- a CDS encoding type IV secretory system conjugative DNA transfer family protein, protein MQIISWLIGTLLQWYVWMPIVAVLMFLTWRNYRKIEDFTPVESVLLVLEIPRTNDKQELAAEQLFASLHGILRDNKELRLSGGHQEHISFEIASVNGQIRFYVWVPKTLQSFVEGQIYSQYPTVQIHQADEDYTEHERDHEVAYSTELTLTTDEFLPIRTFQNFEVDPLAGITGTLAKLETTGEELWIQVLVRPIPDDWQNAADRYINSIKNGRMFSLPGFGGSMQWLIGVLGALWQPPEQGANQSTAVELSDRDKTRISEAEKKATKLGYEVKIRLVYMGESQTNAKLRMQALVGTFKQFNSTNLNGFRATKGMFGKEFIDKYRKRSFIGDGFILNIEELASVFHLPHTNVETPNIVWASSKTAEPPSKLPVLTGEDVNDDQISAFGVTNFRGISHQFGMLRYDRSRHVYIIGQTGAGKSGLLELFALSDIFHNQGYAIIDPHGDFAINNMKFIPGSRLNDVIYFNPADTAYPLGFNPLEVTNPNQKTNISSEIIGVLKRIFGDSWGPRLEYILRYTILALLDRPEATMLDITRMLTDKEFRKETLTYCRDTVVLQFWNVEFASWNDKFVAEAIAPVLNKVGAFTANPIIRNIIGQPKSTFNIRQIMDEGKILIVNLSKGLIGEDNAAILGSFLVTKIQLAAMSRSDIPDVRDRRPFYLYVDEFQNFATDSFATILSEARKYGLNLTVANQYISQMSDTVRDAVFGNVGTMISFRVSADDAPILAKQFEPNFEAIDLLQMHNRNFVVNMVIGGEKTPAFSARTLELPPSQADNTPHIIEHSRRMYSRNREDVEKEIDAAIKPVRNQKKQPAKPQPQPANNAPAVNSQPEKQQPAANDGEVVLQIRGNDNTPTETAISTVTPLASATPKRRRRRRKKSTTAD, encoded by the coding sequence ATGCAAATCATTTCTTGGCTCATCGGTACGTTATTGCAATGGTATGTTTGGATGCCAATCGTGGCAGTCCTGATGTTTTTGACGTGGCGTAATTATCGGAAGATAGAAGATTTCACCCCAGTTGAGAGCGTGCTTTTGGTTCTGGAAATCCCACGCACAAATGATAAGCAAGAACTTGCCGCCGAGCAGTTATTCGCTTCACTACACGGAATTCTTCGCGACAATAAAGAATTGCGATTATCTGGCGGGCACCAAGAGCACATCAGCTTTGAAATCGCCTCCGTTAATGGTCAGATCAGATTTTATGTTTGGGTGCCAAAAACCCTGCAGAGCTTTGTCGAGGGACAGATTTATTCTCAATACCCAACCGTTCAAATTCACCAAGCCGACGAAGATTACACTGAGCACGAGCGCGACCACGAAGTTGCTTACTCGACAGAATTGACATTAACCACAGATGAATTTCTCCCGATTCGCACCTTCCAAAACTTCGAAGTCGACCCGCTGGCAGGCATTACGGGTACGCTAGCAAAATTGGAAACCACCGGCGAAGAATTATGGATTCAGGTGCTAGTCAGACCAATCCCAGATGACTGGCAAAACGCCGCAGATCGATATATCAATAGTATAAAAAACGGACGAATGTTCTCCTTGCCAGGATTCGGCGGCAGTATGCAATGGCTAATCGGTGTACTTGGTGCGTTATGGCAACCACCAGAGCAGGGAGCAAATCAATCGACAGCCGTTGAGCTATCAGACCGCGATAAAACTCGCATTTCTGAAGCAGAGAAAAAGGCGACCAAGCTCGGCTATGAAGTAAAGATTCGCTTGGTTTATATGGGCGAAAGTCAGACAAACGCTAAGCTTCGCATGCAGGCGCTCGTCGGTACGTTTAAGCAGTTCAACTCAACAAATCTCAACGGATTTCGCGCCACCAAGGGTATGTTTGGTAAAGAATTTATTGATAAATATCGCAAGCGTTCGTTCATCGGCGACGGCTTCATCTTAAACATAGAAGAATTGGCGTCAGTTTTTCACTTGCCACATACCAACGTTGAAACGCCAAATATAGTTTGGGCAAGTTCCAAGACCGCAGAACCGCCGTCCAAATTGCCAGTCTTAACTGGCGAAGATGTCAACGATGACCAAATTTCTGCCTTTGGCGTCACCAACTTCCGCGGTATCAGCCATCAATTCGGTATGTTGCGCTATGACCGCTCACGCCACGTTTACATAATAGGGCAAACGGGCGCCGGAAAGAGCGGACTATTAGAGCTCTTCGCCTTAAGCGACATTTTCCATAATCAAGGATATGCCATCATCGACCCGCACGGCGACTTCGCAATCAACAACATGAAATTTATCCCCGGCAGCCGATTGAACGACGTGATTTATTTTAATCCAGCCGACACCGCGTATCCTCTGGGGTTCAACCCGCTGGAAGTCACGAACCCGAACCAAAAAACCAACATTTCATCAGAAATCATCGGCGTTTTGAAGCGTATTTTCGGCGATTCGTGGGGACCGCGGCTTGAATATATTTTGCGGTACACTATTTTAGCTTTGCTGGATCGACCAGAAGCGACGATGCTTGATATTACTCGCATGCTAACAGATAAGGAATTCCGAAAAGAAACGCTGACTTATTGTCGCGACACCGTGGTTTTGCAATTCTGGAATGTCGAATTTGCCAGCTGGAATGACAAGTTTGTGGCCGAGGCGATTGCGCCAGTCTTAAATAAAGTCGGAGCTTTCACCGCCAATCCAATCATCCGTAACATCATCGGGCAGCCGAAATCTACGTTCAATATTCGCCAAATTATGGACGAAGGAAAGATTCTAATTGTCAATCTGTCCAAAGGTCTTATCGGCGAAGATAATGCTGCCATACTCGGTTCGTTCTTGGTCACAAAAATCCAGCTTGCCGCTATGTCTCGAAGTGACATTCCTGACGTCCGCGACCGCCGTCCATTCTATCTTTATGTCGACGAGTTTCAGAACTTCGCCACCGATTCATTTGCAACTATTCTATCCGAGGCTCGAAAATATGGCCTTAACTTGACCGTTGCCAACCAGTATATTTCCCAGATGAGCGACACAGTTCGTGACGCAGTTTTCGGAAACGTCGGCACCATGATTTCTTTCCGAGTTTCTGCTGACGATGCACCAATTCTTGCTAAGCAGTTTGAGCCGAACTTCGAGGCAATCGACCTTCTACAGATGCACAATCGTAATTTCGTTGTCAATATGGTTATCGGCGGCGAGAAAACTCCCGCGTTTTCTGCTCGCACATTGGAGCTTCCGCCAAGCCAAGCCGACAACACGCCACACATTATTGAACACTCGCGTCGCATGTATTCGCGAAACAGGGAAGATGTCGAGAAGGAAATTGATGCCGCAATAAAACCTGTCCGCAACCAAAAAAAGCAGCCTGCCAAACCTCAACCGCAACCCGCAAACAACGCTCCAGCGGTCAATAGCCAACCGGAAAAGCAGCAACCCGCAGCAAACGACGGCGAAGTTGTTTTGCAAATTCGCGGCAATGATAACACACCTACAGAAACCGCAATTAGCACAGTTACGCCACTAGCCTCGGCCACACCAAAGCGACGACGTCGCCGACGAAAAAAGAGCACTACCGCCGACTAA
- the speD gene encoding adenosylmethionine decarboxylase, protein MHASAIQSITIKASEVDFALLNDADELQKMLRNITELAGLHHLESVTHQFSPQGVSAALLLSESHIAIHTWPESGVVYVAMTTCKVLDDDKLQQIKELIARLLDTEKIIMKEMAL, encoded by the coding sequence ATGCATGCGTCCGCGATCCAATCTATAACCATAAAAGCGAGCGAAGTTGATTTCGCTCTACTTAATGACGCGGATGAGCTACAGAAAATGTTAAGAAATATTACGGAACTGGCTGGCTTACATCATCTGGAATCGGTAACGCATCAATTTTCTCCGCAAGGAGTCAGCGCTGCCCTGCTTTTATCGGAGTCGCACATCGCGATTCATACGTGGCCGGAAAGCGGTGTAGTATATGTAGCGATGACAACTTGTAAAGTGCTGGATGATGATAAATTGCAACAAATAAAAGAGTTGATTGCACGGTTGCTGGACACGGAAAAAATAATTATGAAAGAAATGGCATTGTAA
- a CDS encoding polyamine aminopropyltransferase, with translation MSRSNTEKREQVALFAAAILVAIGGIIYELILGAAASYLVGDSILSFSLATGVTLFGMGIGSLLVNYIKIHPATSFAVNEIILGLIGGNSVMLMYLGFVFTRSHWLIFAVISLTIGICIGLEIPLLMKMFQEFGRKSSVKLFSKILALDYFGALIASLLFPLVMIPYLGLMRSAYLVAALNIGVAVLILKQMKTSKIIMTISVIATMLLLGFFIFATEIEHGIDKRTYKDPVMWQQQTPYQKIVLTRYKNDTRLFLNRNLQFSSLDEARYHETLSASALSSVANPKRVLIMGGGDGLLARDVLKYPSVEHITLVDIDETMTNLAKTNHLLTDINQRSLHDPRVSIVNQDAFQFAFSTNDKYDVVLIDLVDPSNEKLAKLYSEQLYRQIGNILTERGVMVTQATSSFFSPHAFYMVANTVKSAHSGRYVTAFSVNVPSFGEWGFVLSAPQAEVVVSQPLPKNLRYQNQKLLTFLTKQNAVSVPSGPTSTLISPRITDVYNSDMHQWRYE, from the coding sequence ATGTCACGATCAAACACGGAGAAACGAGAGCAAGTTGCTTTATTTGCAGCGGCAATTTTAGTAGCAATCGGTGGAATTATTTATGAATTAATCTTAGGTGCGGCTGCGTCATATTTGGTGGGCGATTCGATTCTGAGCTTTAGTCTAGCAACCGGCGTGACGTTGTTTGGTATGGGAATTGGTTCACTACTCGTCAATTACATAAAGATTCATCCGGCGACTAGCTTCGCTGTTAATGAAATTATTTTGGGGTTAATTGGTGGAAATTCGGTGATGTTGATGTATTTGGGATTCGTTTTTACGCGTTCACATTGGCTGATTTTTGCTGTAATAAGTCTGACGATCGGCATTTGTATTGGACTGGAAATCCCGCTCTTAATGAAGATGTTTCAGGAATTTGGACGCAAGTCTTCGGTGAAATTATTTAGTAAGATTTTGGCACTCGATTATTTTGGGGCGTTAATTGCGTCGCTATTATTCCCGCTCGTTATGATTCCGTATCTTGGCTTAATGCGTAGCGCGTATCTGGTGGCGGCACTGAATATTGGCGTTGCGGTTCTGATTCTTAAGCAAATGAAGACTTCGAAAATTATTATGACAATTAGCGTTATTGCAACAATGTTGCTTTTGGGATTTTTTATTTTTGCGACAGAAATTGAACATGGAATTGACAAGCGAACGTATAAAGATCCGGTGATGTGGCAGCAACAGACGCCATATCAGAAAATTGTCCTGACGAGATATAAAAATGACACCAGGTTGTTTTTGAATCGCAATTTGCAGTTTTCCAGCCTTGACGAAGCACGTTATCACGAAACGCTGTCCGCTTCCGCTCTGTCTTCAGTTGCTAATCCGAAGCGCGTGCTGATTATGGGCGGCGGCGATGGTTTGCTGGCTCGGGATGTTTTGAAATATCCCAGCGTTGAGCATATTACGTTGGTCGATATCGATGAGACGATGACTAATTTGGCGAAAACTAATCATCTTCTTACTGATATAAATCAGCGTTCGTTGCATGATCCGCGCGTTTCAATTGTCAATCAAGACGCTTTCCAATTCGCCTTCTCTACCAATGATAAATATGATGTTGTGTTGATTGATTTGGTGGATCCGTCGAATGAGAAATTAGCCAAGTTATATTCCGAGCAATTATATCGTCAAATCGGTAATATTTTAACGGAACGTGGCGTTATGGTGACGCAAGCGACGTCTTCATTTTTCTCTCCGCATGCTTTTTATATGGTGGCAAACACCGTCAAGTCTGCTCATTCGGGGCGATATGTGACGGCGTTTTCGGTCAATGTGCCGTCATTTGGCGAGTGGGGTTTTGTGTTGTCTGCGCCGCAAGCTGAGGTTGTGGTTAGTCAGCCATTGCCGAAAAATCTGCGATATCAAAACCAAAAATTGCTTACTTTTTTGACTAAGCAAAACGCCGTTTCTGTGCCGTCTGGGCCAACTTCTACGCTGATTTCTCCGCGAATCACCGACGTTTATAACTCTGATATGCATCAGTGGCGATACGAATAG
- the topA gene encoding type I DNA topoisomerase, protein MKNLVIVESPAKAKTIEKYLGKDFHVLSSVGHIRSIVKKTKDGTPPIDVANDFFAIYEVDPEKKKVITELKRNVKAVGKENVWLATDEDREGEAIAWHLCKVLDLPIETTKRIVFHEITKDAITNAIKNPRTVDMNLVQAQQARQILDRLVGFELSPVVWQKVPGGKSAGRVQSPAVRLLVEREREIMKFEGNSQFKVTAIFIHDNQEFKAELNQKFDTEEAAYEFLNSLKPAEFIVSDISKTPGARNPAAPFTTSTLQQEANSKLGFSSKATMASAQKLYQDGKITYMRTDSVNLSGQAIAAATDFIKRLYGPDYSTVRKFKTKSASAQEAHEAIRPTDITLETASNNSYDQKLYDLIRRRTLASQMSPAKLEKTTITIDIKGDNLPKSKKPAQFEAKGEVITFDGFLRVYGGNKDELLPKLQSGDGVNSHDITARQTFTRPPARYTEGSLVKKLEDLGIGRPSTYATIIDTIQTRGYVEKGDSEGQPRDVIVLNYNGEEVSRSIVQEKTGSTRGKLIPTPSGELIADFLTDHFTQIVDYDFTANVETEFDKIAGADLEKSTMLHGFYTPFHKLIEQSGGIDRSKVGANREVGIDPKTNKPIIARFGRFGPMLQLGATEDEDKPRFAPLPKGAKIETVTLEQALEMFKLPRIVGQTEDGQDIKANIGRFGPYIQVGKLFVSIKPEDPHSITLEKARELYAAKLEAEAAKNIAEFPDGIKVLNGRFGPYITNGTKNVKIPKDTDPKTITHEKALELLSTTTAKPTRKRVVKKATKTSTKKK, encoded by the coding sequence ATGAAAAATCTCGTTATCGTCGAGTCACCAGCCAAAGCTAAAACCATCGAGAAATATCTCGGTAAGGATTTTCACGTCTTGTCCAGCGTGGGGCATATTCGCTCGATTGTTAAAAAGACGAAGGATGGAACGCCGCCGATTGACGTGGCTAACGATTTTTTTGCAATTTATGAAGTTGATCCTGAAAAAAAGAAAGTTATCACCGAACTAAAGAGAAATGTCAAGGCAGTTGGCAAGGAAAATGTTTGGCTCGCAACCGATGAAGACCGCGAAGGAGAGGCTATTGCTTGGCACTTATGTAAGGTGCTGGATCTTCCAATTGAAACAACCAAGCGAATTGTTTTTCATGAGATCACCAAAGATGCCATAACCAATGCAATTAAGAATCCGCGAACTGTGGATATGAATTTGGTTCAGGCGCAACAAGCCAGGCAAATTCTTGACCGACTGGTTGGTTTTGAGCTTAGTCCAGTCGTCTGGCAAAAAGTTCCCGGCGGAAAGTCGGCTGGTCGCGTTCAGAGTCCAGCGGTGCGATTACTGGTCGAGCGCGAACGAGAAATTATGAAGTTTGAGGGCAATTCTCAATTTAAAGTTACCGCCATTTTTATTCACGATAATCAGGAATTTAAGGCTGAGTTAAATCAAAAATTCGATACAGAAGAAGCAGCTTACGAGTTCTTAAATAGCCTGAAACCTGCCGAATTTATTGTTAGTGATATCTCAAAAACTCCTGGGGCAAGAAATCCAGCGGCACCATTTACCACTTCAACCCTACAACAGGAAGCCAACTCTAAACTCGGCTTCAGCTCCAAAGCAACCATGGCCTCGGCGCAAAAATTGTATCAAGACGGAAAAATCACCTATATGCGTACCGACTCGGTGAATTTGAGCGGCCAAGCCATCGCGGCGGCCACCGATTTTATCAAGCGTCTTTACGGTCCAGATTACTCAACGGTTCGCAAATTTAAGACCAAATCTGCGTCCGCCCAAGAAGCTCACGAAGCCATTCGCCCGACGGACATCACTCTGGAAACTGCATCCAACAATAGCTATGATCAGAAATTATACGACCTAATTCGACGCCGAACTTTAGCGTCACAAATGTCGCCAGCGAAGCTAGAAAAGACAACCATCACAATTGACATCAAAGGCGATAATTTACCTAAGAGCAAAAAACCCGCTCAGTTTGAGGCAAAGGGCGAAGTCATTACGTTTGATGGATTTTTGCGCGTTTACGGCGGTAATAAAGATGAGCTTCTGCCAAAGTTACAGTCTGGCGATGGAGTCAACTCTCACGACATTACAGCTCGTCAAACATTTACACGACCACCAGCTCGCTACACCGAAGGTTCGCTAGTCAAGAAACTGGAAGATCTCGGTATCGGTCGTCCGTCAACTTACGCTACGATTATTGACACTATTCAAACTCGCGGCTATGTTGAAAAAGGCGACAGCGAAGGTCAGCCACGAGATGTGATTGTCCTGAACTATAACGGTGAGGAAGTTAGTCGAAGTATTGTCCAGGAAAAAACCGGCTCGACACGCGGCAAGCTTATTCCAACGCCAAGCGGCGAACTGATTGCCGATTTCCTGACGGACCATTTCACGCAAATTGTCGATTACGATTTTACCGCCAATGTTGAAACGGAATTTGACAAAATTGCTGGTGCTGATCTGGAAAAAAGCACAATGTTGCACGGATTTTACACACCTTTCCATAAATTAATCGAACAATCTGGCGGAATTGACCGAAGTAAGGTCGGCGCTAATCGCGAAGTGGGAATTGACCCAAAAACAAATAAACCAATCATTGCAAGATTCGGTCGTTTCGGTCCAATGCTGCAACTGGGCGCAACTGAAGATGAAGATAAGCCTCGTTTTGCGCCGCTTCCAAAAGGCGCAAAGATTGAAACAGTAACCTTAGAGCAAGCATTGGAAATGTTCAAGTTACCTCGCATTGTCGGTCAAACAGAGGATGGTCAAGACATCAAAGCAAACATTGGCCGGTTTGGTCCGTATATTCAAGTCGGTAAATTGTTCGTTTCCATTAAGCCAGAAGACCCGCACAGCATTACTTTAGAAAAGGCGCGTGAACTTTACGCCGCCAAATTAGAAGCCGAAGCCGCTAAGAATATTGCCGAATTCCCAGATGGAATTAAGGTTCTCAATGGTCGATTCGGTCCATATATCACCAACGGCACCAAAAATGTCAAAATCCCTAAAGATACGGATCCGAAAACTATTACTCACGAAAAAGCTCTGGAGCTATTAAGCACCACAACAGCGAAGCCAACTCGCAAACGCGTAGTTAAAAAGGCCACCAAAACATCCACTAAAAAGAAATAG
- a CDS encoding sigma factor-like helix-turn-helix DNA-binding protein, with protein MSETAKTEQSAKLNSVVDTIISKIPQEREKEIISRRFGLYDRKETLELIGDMFGITRERVRQLEKAILTRLRAAVAEGELPSVIAMEKEITSSLSEMGRVARMQDLASHFLGKEATAIDRARVAFISELAENITIVTENDDYYQAAAIDTLGNEKQIRARVEEVVKTIKKHGEPITAEELHKKLDYEHPSNIAALATVSKKLASLNDQWGLAKWPAVNPKNIRDKIYVVLDTNGSPMHFSDIAKGIRDSEFNRRSVTTQAIHNELIKDKRFVLIGRGIYALASWGYSRGTVSDIITDILKNSETPLHRDEIVRQVLDKRQVKETTILLNLQSKPQFKRVAKATYVFEEVAQA; from the coding sequence ATGAGCGAGACAGCAAAAACCGAGCAAAGCGCCAAATTAAATTCTGTCGTCGATACTATTATTTCTAAAATTCCGCAAGAGCGCGAGAAGGAGATTATTTCTCGACGATTTGGTTTGTACGATCGAAAAGAAACATTAGAGTTAATTGGCGATATGTTCGGCATTACTCGCGAGCGCGTTCGTCAGCTAGAAAAAGCAATCTTAACGCGTCTACGTGCAGCTGTCGCCGAGGGAGAACTTCCTTCGGTTATTGCTATGGAAAAAGAAATTACTTCGAGTTTGTCTGAGATGGGACGAGTTGCGCGGATGCAGGATTTGGCGTCGCATTTCCTCGGTAAAGAAGCTACTGCAATTGACCGCGCTCGTGTGGCGTTCATTTCTGAGCTAGCAGAAAATATCACGATTGTTACAGAGAATGACGATTATTACCAAGCGGCAGCGATCGACACTCTCGGCAACGAAAAGCAAATTAGAGCACGAGTCGAAGAAGTTGTCAAAACAATCAAAAAGCACGGTGAACCTATTACTGCGGAAGAATTGCACAAAAAATTGGACTATGAACATCCTTCAAATATCGCAGCCTTGGCTACCGTTAGTAAAAAATTGGCCAGCTTGAATGATCAATGGGGACTAGCCAAATGGCCAGCCGTTAATCCAAAGAACATTCGCGATAAAATCTACGTTGTTTTGGACACAAATGGCTCACCGATGCATTTTTCCGACATTGCTAAGGGAATTCGGGATAGCGAATTTAACCGCCGAAGCGTTACAACGCAGGCAATTCACAATGAACTTATTAAAGATAAGCGCTTTGTTCTAATCGGCCGCGGTATTTACGCGCTTGCCAGCTGGGGTTATAGTCGCGGCACTGTTTCAGATATCATCACCGACATCCTAAAGAACTCTGAAACTCCACTTCACCGAGATGAAATTGTTCGCCAAGTTCTCGACAAACGACAAGTCAAAGAAACAACGATTCTGCTCAACCTTCAATCAAAACCACAATTCAAACGAGTAGCTAAAGCCACTTACGTTTTCGAAGAAGTCGCTCAAGCTTAG